In the genome of Limnobaculum zhutongyuii, one region contains:
- the tssA gene encoding type VI secretion system protein TssA, translating to MLTNLLQALFGSRDPQEGVKKRIQQHWQSWLVPIEGDNPAGIDPSYDDDFQLIKEEIAKLSGIDAALIIEISEKLLQKRTKDIRVASYYAWARLRLDGISGLADGLELMAGLVARYDAALYPKRAESKKSSVEWLASSKFIDLLEAQSSFQHQDLERAISALSLMVSYTKQWEAELQPDLRGLIRLFEIRLESPEPEPLPSAPVTPLSNSISSNGLKVKNEEVRSLREVLDQTRQISAFLREKPDGYLAAFRLIRSIRWDTVTSLPPHDAQYATRLIAPRSELKQHLNRLWLQQSWIELLEQVERAFSEAANHFWLDLQRYACDAMLNAGAPYNGWQEICLTDVALMLDRLKGLERLTYSDGTPFADDDTLSWIASSASIRHLDEGEALAPIPVDVGGNWSEIEQQAMEIAGRDGLESAFNWMNNLPDMVTDRQRYLHRMLLARLAEQHGQRDMAFRLLNGLNRECDNYRLTGWEPDLVFELKSRLLKLVQQKSILKDADKTALNKEADQLLSELTVLHPARALTF from the coding sequence ATGCTAACTAATTTACTGCAAGCCCTGTTTGGAAGTCGCGATCCGCAAGAAGGGGTGAAAAAGCGGATTCAACAGCACTGGCAATCGTGGCTGGTACCGATCGAAGGGGATAATCCCGCGGGTATCGACCCCAGCTATGACGATGACTTTCAACTGATAAAAGAAGAGATCGCCAAGCTGTCCGGTATCGATGCGGCATTGATTATTGAAATCAGTGAAAAGCTTCTGCAAAAGCGAACCAAAGATATCCGGGTTGCTTCTTATTACGCCTGGGCACGCCTGCGTCTGGACGGTATTAGCGGTCTGGCGGACGGTCTGGAGCTGATGGCTGGTCTGGTGGCGCGTTACGATGCTGCGCTGTATCCCAAACGTGCCGAAAGCAAAAAGTCATCCGTTGAGTGGTTAGCCAGCAGCAAGTTTATTGATTTATTAGAAGCGCAAAGCAGCTTTCAACATCAGGACTTGGAGCGGGCTATTTCTGCGTTATCCCTGATGGTCAGCTATACCAAACAGTGGGAAGCAGAACTGCAGCCAGATTTACGTGGTTTGATTCGACTGTTCGAAATCCGTCTGGAAAGTCCGGAACCGGAGCCATTGCCCTCTGCACCGGTAACGCCGTTGTCTAATTCGATTTCATCCAACGGTTTGAAAGTAAAAAATGAAGAAGTGCGTTCGTTACGAGAAGTGTTGGACCAAACCCGTCAAATCTCCGCATTTTTGCGGGAAAAACCGGATGGCTATCTGGCGGCGTTTCGTCTGATCCGCAGTATCAGATGGGACACTGTCACTTCTTTACCGCCTCACGATGCCCAATATGCTACTCGCTTAATCGCCCCCCGCAGCGAGCTGAAACAGCATCTTAATCGCCTGTGGCTTCAGCAAAGCTGGATTGAGCTGCTGGAGCAGGTGGAACGGGCATTCTCTGAAGCAGCAAACCATTTTTGGCTCGACCTGCAACGCTATGCCTGTGATGCCATGCTCAATGCCGGTGCGCCTTATAACGGCTGGCAGGAAATCTGCCTGACGGATGTCGCACTGATGCTGGACAGACTAAAAGGATTAGAGCGACTGACCTATAGCGATGGTACGCCGTTTGCCGATGATGACACGCTGAGCTGGATAGCGTCGTCAGCCTCCATTCGCCATCTGGATGAGGGCGAAGCGTTGGCACCAATCCCAGTGGATGTTGGCGGAAACTGGAGCGAAATCGAACAGCAGGCGATGGAAATTGCCGGTCGCGATGGGCTGGAGTCGGCATTTAACTGGATGAACAACCTGCCGGATATGGTGACCGATCGCCAGCGCTATTTGCATCGCATGTTGCTGGCTCGTCTGGCGGAACAGCACGGGCAGCGGGATATGGCTTTTCGCCTGTTGAACGGGCTGAATCGGGAATGTGACAACTACCGTTTAACCGGCTGGGAGCCGGATCTGGTGTTTGAACTTAAGTCCCGTCTGTTAAAGCTGGTTCAACAAAAAAGCATACTGAAAGATGCTGACAAAACAGCGCTAAATAAAGAAGCCGATCAACTACTCAGTGAGCTAACGGTACTGCATCCTGCTCGCGCATTGACATTTTAA
- the tssF gene encoding type VI secretion system baseplate subunit TssF — MDDLIKRYYEAEMRYLREAGKEFAQVHPDRAGLLNLDRVGDRDPYVERLFEGFAFLMGRLRQKLDDDLPELTEGVVSLLWPHYLRIIPSLSIVELLPDYNVLARKEVVEPGFGVQTAPVGPSRTRCKYQTTQRVEIQPIKITRAGIRSHQDGRSVIHMRFDFGEMADRKQMDLSTLRLYINADTPVASALYRAMVYQVGAMKIRYPGYQDGALQPFNGRITPAGFSPDERLWLKPDNAFGGYQLLLEYFTFREKFMFVDLQGLDLAQMSADCNAFELELVLNEIWADDLPFNAENIRLHCSPVINLFPMEADPVRVNQLDSEYLLRPLLQQDGHIEIYAVDAVQSISRNGRASYVPFTSFRHRGGMLRHDAPERYYHTRVRRGASGLHDTWLILGGQVWERAEEVYDETLSLRITGTNGMLPRKALRNASINQITHSQNGVMAVRNLCAPTLPCYPPVNDRFHWRVLSHLAPNYLSLMNAEVLRGTLALYDWTDNELNRRRLEGIVDVKHKPVQRMTKGMLERGVEIEITLNTHQFSGEGDVALFGELLHQFFALYADLNLFTRLTLVLLPTGKRLKWTDSKTVRSPL; from the coding sequence ATGGACGATTTGATTAAACGCTATTACGAAGCGGAAATGCGTTACCTGCGTGAAGCAGGCAAAGAGTTTGCACAAGTGCATCCGGACAGGGCTGGCCTGTTGAATCTCGATCGGGTAGGTGACAGAGACCCTTACGTAGAACGACTGTTTGAAGGCTTTGCTTTTTTGATGGGGCGACTGCGTCAAAAGCTGGATGATGACCTGCCTGAACTTACTGAAGGGGTGGTTAGCCTGCTGTGGCCGCACTATCTGCGGATTATTCCTTCACTGTCGATTGTTGAGCTATTGCCGGATTACAACGTACTGGCGCGTAAAGAGGTGGTCGAGCCAGGATTTGGGGTGCAAACCGCCCCCGTGGGGCCATCGAGAACCCGCTGTAAATATCAAACTACCCAGCGAGTTGAGATACAGCCGATAAAAATTACCCGGGCGGGAATTCGCAGCCATCAGGACGGACGCTCGGTTATTCATATGCGCTTTGATTTTGGTGAGATGGCGGACAGAAAACAGATGGATCTGTCTACGCTGCGCCTGTATATCAATGCTGATACCCCGGTAGCTTCAGCCCTGTATCGCGCCATGGTGTATCAGGTTGGTGCCATGAAGATCCGCTATCCCGGCTATCAGGATGGTGCCTTACAGCCGTTTAACGGTCGCATCACGCCAGCCGGTTTTTCTCCCGATGAACGGTTATGGCTGAAACCGGATAACGCCTTCGGCGGTTACCAATTGCTGTTGGAGTATTTCACCTTCCGCGAAAAGTTTATGTTTGTTGATCTGCAAGGGCTGGATTTGGCGCAGATGTCAGCAGACTGCAATGCCTTTGAGCTGGAGTTGGTACTGAACGAGATCTGGGCTGACGATCTGCCTTTTAACGCAGAGAATATTCGTCTGCACTGTTCACCGGTGATTAATCTGTTCCCGATGGAAGCCGATCCGGTCAGAGTCAATCAACTGGACAGCGAATATCTACTGCGCCCGCTGCTTCAGCAGGATGGACATATTGAGATCTACGCAGTGGATGCAGTTCAGTCTATCAGCCGCAATGGACGAGCCAGCTATGTTCCCTTTACCAGCTTCCGCCATCGCGGTGGGATGTTACGCCATGATGCACCGGAACGTTATTACCATACGCGAGTACGACGCGGTGCTTCCGGACTGCATGATACCTGGCTGATTCTGGGCGGGCAGGTATGGGAACGGGCTGAAGAAGTTTATGATGAAACGCTCTCCCTGCGCATTACCGGTACCAACGGGATGTTGCCCCGCAAGGCATTGCGTAACGCGTCGATTAATCAAATCACCCACAGCCAGAATGGCGTAATGGCAGTACGCAATTTGTGTGCGCCAACCTTACCGTGCTATCCACCGGTAAACGACCGTTTTCACTGGCGGGTATTGTCCCATCTGGCCCCTAATTATCTGTCATTAATGAATGCCGAAGTGCTGCGCGGTACGCTGGCACTGTACGACTGGACGGATAATGAACTTAATCGTCGCCGTCTGGAAGGGATTGTGGATGTAAAACACAAACCGGTACAGCGCATGACGAAGGGGATGCTGGAGCGCGGAGTAGAGATTGAAATCACGCTGAATACTCATCAGTTCTCCGGTGAAGGCGATGTGGCACTGTTTGGTGAGCTGCTGCATCAGTTCTTTGCTCTGTATGCCGACCTGAATCTCTTTACTCGCTTGACTTTAGTGCTTTTACCTACAGGGAAACGTTTAAAATGGACCGACAGCAAGACAGTACGTTCTCCCCTTTGA
- the tssG gene encoding type VI secretion system baseplate subunit TssG, with product MDRQQDSTFSPLMEGLFRQVPRMNFYKFCQYIEQQHPDLPPLGKSETPATDPVRFRPVPEMGFPASEMKRVEWDREFPERPPTVRTTFLGLYGVDAVLPYAWLDDIVQRQEGHESLEGFLDIFNHRVMTQYYRIWLKYYYPAGFRSGGTDLVSQCLLGLAGFGIEGSSEQIAAPPSRFLALMGLITQRTRTGDGLRCVVNLLLPGAEVEVREFYPQWINLESPARLQRDEPISLQRSAVLGRRFKESNSAVHVTITPIDIQQVEGLLPGESIHTDLMALLRAYLGYRFDACMNMKVKRSLLPKAQLGESRVRLGLTAVLGMKQIDKQHQAITVNLGRYVGLAAGQQ from the coding sequence ATGGACCGACAGCAAGACAGTACGTTCTCCCCTTTGATGGAAGGACTGTTCCGGCAAGTGCCGCGAATGAATTTTTATAAGTTCTGTCAGTATATTGAACAGCAACATCCTGATTTACCACCGCTGGGCAAATCAGAAACCCCGGCTACCGATCCGGTTCGCTTTCGTCCAGTACCCGAAATGGGGTTTCCCGCCAGTGAAATGAAACGGGTGGAGTGGGACCGGGAATTCCCCGAGCGCCCCCCCACGGTGCGTACTACTTTTCTGGGATTGTATGGTGTCGATGCGGTGCTGCCTTATGCCTGGCTGGACGACATTGTGCAGCGTCAGGAAGGGCATGAGTCACTGGAAGGGTTTCTCGATATTTTCAACCACCGGGTGATGACCCAGTATTACCGCATCTGGCTAAAGTACTACTATCCGGCAGGATTCCGTTCCGGTGGTACCGATTTGGTCTCCCAGTGTTTACTGGGACTGGCAGGTTTTGGGATTGAAGGCTCCAGCGAGCAGATAGCTGCACCGCCGTCGCGCTTTCTGGCACTGATGGGGCTAATTACCCAACGTACTCGTACCGGTGATGGCTTACGCTGTGTGGTGAATTTGCTGTTGCCCGGTGCTGAGGTTGAGGTGCGGGAGTTTTATCCTCAGTGGATCAATCTTGAGTCGCCCGCCAGATTACAGCGGGATGAACCCATTAGCCTGCAGCGTTCAGCGGTTTTAGGCCGGCGCTTCAAAGAGAGCAATAGCGCGGTTCACGTCACCATTACACCCATCGATATTCAACAGGTTGAAGGGTTATTGCCCGGTGAGTCCATTCATACCGATTTAATGGCGCTATTGCGTGCTTATCTGGGGTATCGCTTTGACGCCTGTATGAACATGAAAGTGAAACGTTCGTTATTACCTAAAGCACAGTTGGGGGAGTCCCGGGTGCGTTTAGGGCTCACGGCAGTGCTGGGCATGAAACAGATAGATAAACAACATCAGGCAATAACGGTAAATCTGGGGCGCTATGTGGGTTTAGCCGCCGGACAGCAATAG
- the tssJ gene encoding type VI secretion system lipoprotein TssJ yields MKPQKNNKSVAGLAVGMMLLGSLLTGCGLMQTATDGTVSVAKAIFIKDIKVLHLDFAARAQLNPGDGGIPASLVIRTYQLGKKENFEKASYQDLLENDEKVLGADFISRDEVVLNPSSAITLDSPMNKEASFVGVVALFRTPNLDDNSWRVLIERNDLDADKPRLLVANYAEIGLVPVK; encoded by the coding sequence ATGAAACCGCAAAAAAATAATAAGTCAGTAGCAGGGCTCGCTGTCGGCATGATGTTACTTGGTAGCCTGTTAACAGGGTGCGGACTGATGCAAACCGCAACGGATGGAACGGTGAGCGTAGCCAAAGCGATTTTTATCAAAGACATTAAAGTGCTGCATCTGGATTTTGCTGCCAGAGCGCAGCTTAATCCCGGCGACGGCGGCATTCCTGCTTCGCTGGTGATCCGTACCTATCAGCTAGGCAAAAAAGAAAACTTCGAAAAAGCCAGCTATCAGGACCTACTGGAAAATGATGAAAAGGTGTTAGGCGCTGACTTTATCTCCCGGGATGAGGTGGTACTGAATCCGTCATCTGCTATTACGCTGGACTCTCCTATGAACAAAGAGGCCTCCTTTGTTGGCGTAGTCGCCTTATTTCGCACCCCAAATCTGGATGACAACAGCTGGCGAGTGCTGATTGAACGTAACGATCTGGATGCGGATAAACCACGTTTGCTGGTGGCTAACTACGCGGAAATTGGTTTAGTTCCGGTCAAATAA
- the tssE gene encoding type VI secretion system baseplate subunit TssE, with translation MGPSLYESLMGNFKSGIAVDEVNEQTQTILSVMDNIQRILNSRAGAIKYLPDYGLPDLSLIYQELPSSAHSLMRAIQHTLLKYEPRLYAVELTLEPGGKDMILSYTLTCHLKEIGLVRFGTYFMPEGRAILRRLTVR, from the coding sequence ATGGGGCCGTCACTGTATGAATCCCTGATGGGGAATTTCAAATCGGGCATCGCCGTTGATGAGGTGAATGAACAGACTCAAACCATTCTTAGCGTAATGGATAATATTCAACGCATCCTCAATAGTCGGGCCGGAGCGATTAAGTATCTGCCGGACTATGGTTTACCGGATCTCAGCCTGATTTATCAGGAGTTGCCGTCATCTGCCCACAGCCTGATGCGTGCCATTCAGCATACTTTACTTAAGTATGAACCCCGCCTGTACGCCGTTGAGCTGACGTTGGAACCGGGAGGGAAAGATATGATTCTTAGCTACACCTTAACCTGCCATTTAAAAGAGATAGGGCTGGTACGCTTTGGAACCTACTTTATGCCGGAAGGCAGGGCGATATTGAGACGGTTGACGGTGCGGTGA
- a CDS encoding DUF2345 domain-containing protein — MKDKIISAGKAMLNEQLQAYGIEDISGTGGAGLSLLDDGLNRYQLAIDGLNARLSVLSVQGHEHLSEIWQYDIQFTAQHGLTMEQVLSEKAVFTLAPGGISSLSGAAGQLSNELMNAFNAFGGMFSDKIGSAFNSPSAGFSINSVSQMASRGMGMVNQASSAVSKLGGMADSIGGIAGKASGLLGKAGSGLSSISSMASSLTGGESETRILYGVVTAFSQLSGSADEARYSITLSPRLALLDNSQNSAIFQNQTVPQVVEQVLRQHEMTGVDFRFELTETYPVKEYITQWQESDLTFIRRLLADSGIWFSFETHTKHSCYVVVFGDSEQQYQDGPTASYRQPSGNNDNGVESVWDMSVARKTVPQSVLTQDYNYRNAQTGMKSEVNGAQKDKTTRGQHYVYGEHYRDKGEVVNHANAQDDVLGQFSNMMPNGLGDIPGVSQLSGVAGSAVSGVTGAVQNMAGQAKGAFDSVGSSLSGLSEKGGDLLNGLNGGGSEGEDAAGDEPDSVGQGAWYARLRHQRFMTEQITISGKTTLSHLAPGQILTVTGSPIAEAGSGILIVSVETQGDRQQAYVISFTGIPYDVLRPYRPARLVWPTISGTLPARVTSPDNDTYSYIDAQGRYRVKMDFDLNDNWRKGEDSLWMRLAKAYAGETYGIHFPLIDGTEVAIAFTEGNPDRPYIAHAMHDSRHGDVVTVANHKRNVIRTPANNKLRMDDERGKEHIKVATEYGKTQLNMGHLVDAERKQRGEGFELRTDEWGAIRAGKGLFISADEQQTAKGEVREMEPALSLLEAAYSQMQGLNHAAEQAQALVAEIAAQKTLIEQKLKDLTASVILASAPDGIGIASGEDMQLAASNNLYLNAGSNADIGVAKKLTLATGDGISLFTQNSGMKLLANQGKVEVQAQNDAMQLASKQDMEIASVDGKVSAVAVQELILICGGAYIKISAGNIELGCPKNITIKSIAMQKMGPDSLSTPHPEWNDTNLSEVKLNIELTDIPGMDNVTFGDAHWRIVNAPTSNDALIQSEYLLSGTTDQDGRIILTDEENKSFNKAYHESPNHLWLVVNDRVTQLMFRSEQSYWGEEDKLNQALDAMGYTSTLFSSYGNDNVDILRNEMKGFQQKTIKNTLFNKLKD; from the coding sequence GTGAAAGATAAAATTATCAGTGCTGGCAAAGCGATGCTGAATGAACAGCTTCAGGCTTATGGAATAGAGGATATCTCCGGGACAGGCGGTGCGGGTTTGTCATTATTAGATGATGGGTTAAACCGTTATCAGTTGGCGATTGATGGCTTGAATGCCCGGCTTTCAGTGTTAAGCGTACAGGGTCATGAGCACCTGAGCGAAATCTGGCAATATGACATTCAGTTTACCGCACAGCATGGCCTGACCATGGAACAGGTATTGAGTGAAAAAGCGGTATTCACGCTGGCTCCCGGTGGTATCAGCAGCCTGAGTGGTGCAGCCGGTCAGTTAAGTAATGAACTGATGAACGCCTTTAATGCCTTTGGTGGCATGTTCAGTGACAAAATTGGCAGCGCGTTTAATTCTCCTTCCGCTGGTTTTTCCATTAACAGCGTCAGCCAGATGGCCAGTCGCGGTATGGGGATGGTGAATCAGGCCAGTTCGGCGGTAAGCAAGCTGGGTGGCATGGCGGATTCCATTGGCGGCATTGCCGGTAAGGCATCCGGTTTACTGGGTAAAGCAGGTTCCGGTTTGTCATCCATCAGCAGCATGGCCAGTTCGCTGACAGGTGGCGAAAGTGAAACCCGGATTCTGTACGGCGTGGTCACCGCTTTCAGCCAGTTGTCCGGTTCAGCAGATGAAGCCCGCTATTCCATTACCTTATCTCCCCGTTTAGCCCTGCTGGACAACAGCCAAAACAGCGCTATCTTCCAGAACCAGACGGTGCCTCAGGTGGTGGAACAGGTTCTGCGTCAACACGAGATGACCGGGGTGGATTTTCGTTTTGAACTGACAGAAACCTATCCGGTAAAAGAGTACATCACCCAGTGGCAGGAGAGTGATTTAACCTTTATTCGTCGCTTGCTGGCGGACAGCGGTATCTGGTTCAGTTTTGAAACCCATACCAAACACAGCTGTTATGTGGTGGTGTTTGGTGATTCGGAACAGCAATATCAGGACGGCCCAACCGCCAGCTATCGTCAGCCATCCGGCAATAATGATAACGGTGTGGAGTCGGTCTGGGATATGTCGGTGGCGCGTAAAACCGTGCCGCAAAGTGTGCTGACTCAGGACTATAACTACCGTAACGCGCAAACCGGCATGAAGTCGGAAGTCAACGGCGCGCAAAAAGATAAAACCACCCGTGGTCAGCATTATGTTTATGGTGAACACTACCGTGATAAAGGGGAAGTGGTTAACCACGCGAATGCGCAGGATGATGTGCTGGGTCAGTTCAGCAATATGATGCCGAATGGTCTGGGAGATATTCCCGGCGTCAGCCAGTTAAGCGGTGTGGCGGGTTCAGCAGTTTCCGGTGTGACTGGTGCGGTGCAGAATATGGCGGGTCAGGCCAAAGGCGCTTTTGACAGCGTTGGCAGCTCGTTAAGTGGTTTATCGGAGAAAGGTGGCGACCTGCTGAATGGCCTGAACGGTGGCGGCAGTGAAGGTGAAGACGCTGCTGGTGATGAGCCGGACAGCGTAGGTCAGGGTGCCTGGTACGCACGCCTGCGTCATCAGCGCTTTATGACTGAACAAATCACCATCAGTGGTAAAACCACCTTATCCCATCTGGCACCGGGACAGATTCTGACCGTAACCGGCTCGCCGATAGCGGAAGCGGGCAGCGGTATTCTGATTGTTTCAGTAGAGACACAGGGCGACCGTCAGCAGGCTTACGTTATCAGCTTTACCGGTATTCCTTACGACGTCCTGCGCCCTTATCGTCCGGCCCGTTTAGTCTGGCCAACTATCAGCGGCACTTTACCGGCACGGGTGACCAGTCCGGATAACGACACCTACAGCTATATCGACGCACAGGGTCGCTATCGGGTGAAGATGGACTTCGACCTGAACGACAACTGGCGTAAAGGGGAAGATAGCCTGTGGATGCGGCTGGCGAAAGCCTACGCCGGTGAAACCTACGGCATTCACTTCCCGCTGATTGACGGCACCGAAGTGGCTATCGCCTTTACCGAAGGCAATCCGGACCGTCCGTATATTGCCCACGCCATGCACGATTCCCGTCATGGGGATGTGGTCACTGTGGCCAATCATAAACGTAATGTTATTCGCACCCCGGCCAATAACAAACTGCGGATGGACGACGAGCGCGGCAAAGAACATATCAAAGTTGCCACCGAATACGGCAAAACCCAGTTGAATATGGGGCATCTGGTGGATGCGGAGCGTAAACAGCGGGGAGAAGGGTTTGAGCTGCGCACCGATGAGTGGGGGGCGATACGGGCGGGAAAAGGGTTGTTTATCAGTGCGGATGAGCAGCAGACCGCCAAAGGTGAAGTCCGGGAAATGGAGCCTGCGCTGAGCCTACTGGAAGCGGCTTACTCGCAGATGCAGGGTCTGAACCATGCAGCAGAACAGGCACAGGCGCTGGTGGCGGAAATCGCTGCTCAGAAGACGCTGATTGAGCAAAAACTGAAGGACCTGACGGCGAGCGTGATACTGGCCAGCGCACCGGACGGTATTGGTATTGCCAGCGGTGAGGACATGCAGCTGGCGGCGTCTAACAATCTGTATCTCAACGCGGGCAGCAATGCGGATATTGGCGTGGCTAAAAAACTGACGCTGGCAACGGGTGACGGTATCAGCCTGTTTACCCAGAACAGCGGTATGAAACTGCTGGCCAATCAGGGGAAGGTGGAAGTACAGGCGCAAAATGACGCCATGCAGTTGGCCTCAAAACAGGATATGGAGATTGCCAGCGTGGATGGGAAGGTCTCAGCCGTGGCTGTTCAGGAGTTGATTCTGATTTGTGGTGGAGCCTATATAAAAATCTCGGCTGGAAATATTGAATTGGGATGTCCGAAGAATATAACCATTAAGTCGATTGCGATGCAGAAGATGGGGCCGGATAGTCTTAGTACCCCTCACCCAGAGTGGAATGATACCAATCTGTCGGAAGTAAAACTAAATATAGAATTGACAGATATCCCGGGTATGGACAATGTGACTTTTGGCGATGCCCATTGGCGCATTGTCAATGCACCTACAAGTAATGACGCATTGATTCAATCAGAGTATTTACTCAGCGGAACGACAGATCAAGACGGCCGTATTATTTTAACTGATGAAGAAAATAAATCTTTTAATAAAGCCTATCATGAATCACCTAATCATCTTTGGTTGGTTGTTAATGATCGAGTAACGCAACTAATGTTTAGAAGTGAACAATCTTATTGGGGAGAAGAGGATAAACTTAATCAAGCATTGGATGCTATGGGGTATACATCAACACTTTTTTCCTCTTATGGGAACGATAATGTTGATATTTTGCGTAATGAAATGAAAGGATTTCAGCAAAAAACCATCAAAAATACATTGTTTAATAAGCTAAAGGACTAA
- a CDS encoding phospholipase D-like domain-containing protein: protein MEGPSVLDVVCNFALRWNTLAKKNPKKWDYYILPTLEEYEEPIIVGNDQVQVLRSAGSAMCVAEDAGKAKGIITGAKIDNIDKNAKYQDEIYQAMMKLIKNSKDYIYIESQYFLSDYGETSDVADSLSVPANAAKSTVGFKEGVSGLASWWNSDIHDNKGIHNKIVDALSERIHRHILSEFSNAPTKGFHLYLVLPVYPEGNLADGSLMNTIFHTMQTLVGGEKSLLKRIRYSIRVKEVLEEARAEGAELNVKAVEESVKKDLKGLLFTEDDYQKCKKYITVLNLRNWRKIEGNAVTEQIYIHSKIMIVDDLFAIIGSANVNDRSLLGTRDSELALLVVGEPDGEGHRRFARDFREQLWRKMLGVAKNSEPGRGITEAEFQELFEMPMTYQTGNKIQKIAETNSKIYERIFRHVPRNYYKKIAGDVGYVKDNPNIVQFYSSIYPTLDPTDKKKSINKFSLPFYEEFWLDGDNENNSGKYKISGQELEKIRGYIISMPVFWSYGESNDLKYSLDVITQNDNKENSMDMGEGKIETIIVNNNINHPEEDAFS, encoded by the coding sequence ATGGAAGGTCCATCGGTTTTGGATGTGGTATGTAATTTTGCTCTCCGTTGGAATACATTAGCGAAAAAAAATCCTAAAAAATGGGATTATTACATATTGCCGACTCTGGAAGAGTATGAAGAACCAATCATAGTGGGTAATGATCAAGTTCAAGTGTTACGTAGTGCCGGTTCTGCTATGTGTGTAGCAGAGGATGCAGGAAAGGCTAAGGGAATTATAACTGGAGCAAAGATAGATAATATTGATAAGAATGCTAAATATCAGGATGAAATCTACCAGGCAATGATGAAACTGATAAAAAACTCTAAAGATTATATCTATATAGAAAGCCAATATTTTTTGTCTGATTATGGAGAAACCAGTGATGTTGCTGATAGCTTGTCAGTGCCAGCTAATGCGGCAAAAAGTACAGTAGGATTTAAAGAAGGGGTAAGTGGACTAGCATCATGGTGGAATAGTGATATTCATGATAATAAAGGCATCCATAATAAAATTGTTGATGCTTTATCCGAGCGTATTCATCGACATATTTTATCTGAATTTAGCAATGCACCAACTAAAGGGTTTCATCTTTATCTTGTGTTACCAGTTTATCCAGAAGGGAACTTAGCTGATGGTTCCTTGATGAATACTATTTTTCATACCATGCAAACGTTGGTTGGTGGGGAAAAAAGTTTACTTAAACGAATTCGATACTCAATAAGGGTCAAGGAAGTACTGGAGGAGGCTAGGGCGGAAGGTGCGGAATTAAATGTAAAAGCGGTAGAGGAATCAGTAAAAAAAGATCTAAAGGGATTACTATTTACGGAAGATGATTACCAAAAGTGTAAAAAATATATAACAGTATTGAACCTCAGAAACTGGAGGAAGATTGAAGGGAATGCTGTAACTGAGCAAATATATATACATAGTAAGATTATGATTGTAGACGATCTGTTTGCCATTATAGGTAGTGCTAATGTTAACGATCGGAGTTTATTAGGAACCAGAGATTCAGAACTAGCACTATTGGTTGTTGGTGAACCTGATGGCGAGGGGCATCGGCGTTTTGCCCGAGATTTTCGTGAGCAACTGTGGCGAAAAATGTTGGGAGTAGCGAAGAATTCTGAACCTGGAAGAGGTATTACAGAGGCTGAGTTTCAGGAGCTATTTGAAATGCCAATGACGTACCAAACGGGAAATAAGATTCAAAAGATTGCTGAAACAAATTCAAAAATATATGAGAGGATATTTAGACATGTACCGAGAAATTATTATAAGAAAATTGCGGGTGATGTTGGATACGTTAAGGATAATCCTAATATAGTACAATTCTACTCTTCAATATATCCAACGTTAGACCCTACTGATAAAAAGAAAAGTATAAATAAATTTAGCTTGCCTTTTTATGAGGAGTTTTGGTTAGATGGAGATAATGAAAATAACTCAGGGAAATATAAAATTAGTGGTCAAGAGTTAGAAAAAATCAGGGGTTATATTATAAGTATGCCAGTATTTTGGAGTTATGGTGAGAGTAATGATCTAAAATATTCTCTAGATGTAATTACCCAAAATGATAATAAAGAAAATTCAATGGATATGGGAGAGGGAAAAATAGAAACAATTATAGTGAACAATAATATTAATCATCCAGAAGAGGATGCTTTTTCATGA